A section of the Euwallacea fornicatus isolate EFF26 chromosome 24, ASM4011564v1, whole genome shotgun sequence genome encodes:
- the LOC136346819 gene encoding uncharacterized protein — MEGNQVTMFVTCLNQEAVITLSEYDTVEELKREIDVRWHIPVKNQHITGWDNTPSSDDTILQLCCQSDINCLEVKDIGGTSSTSGITQDDSMDIFDMEIAAITSLKQKLPSNIRIQERSLSNAISSICNTTHKKQALLIYLHNSEDLFSQDFLSHIHDEEIKYILKEFCVLIGWDVEDSTRHDALLRAVRPYSELSFLPDWICRRLGGLICLLPAGSGITVFFALNRNNSVFNIIKEYLRNMQRECIDSDEFIGTSECSNHTNFAEQEIAAVESLKKKLPSHIAVTFATCSLDDAIQAICSPQLDERKILLLYLHNSCQPFSQMFIDNLRNEELMTILNKSFLILGWNIEDSEYHDALDRALSRYANLTIVSDIVQNKGAIALCILPVNDTISVFQCLRGKISLKDFIKSLKNVEKVFKNEIEKERELRKLEEETKQSINLNAEKMQSIWADMLGDRDYDSFEFDEHKYLKQKIGFGLKGPPKKETGYTESEEKEIDRLFRIIIEQSQLFAEYKDHIEIAFIFNCLVPLAEEKLNRAKNFPDYKPNEDMNPVPVFILRKCRGGGNSCRIFIDSMGRVYENWQDYLTQNKYPKCEMVVPLDGRYQVIDNEVLLEKHLSPACHLDTKLLQVGDIISTTAGFASGAIFITATVTSMAAMPIIAPSVLIGATVAGAVSGVWAIGRSVQSLVDKNKHKESMSFANSEARGAYLNIVAGSLGFVGAGATMTLTQCVQNGINIGKSATYAVNTIGALTISAGGASLVNSTYEVIDQWISKKEAPSTLTILQLGSSVLFFGHAVYNFKGAQTIIDETQTKVLQDYQDSLRSNRHRKTFNRLLKETIKTQGDGVRGKAEVIAAIRQIPNKNEVFAALTRNTKTLNKAGVRYSVEGGKITFGGFEVDMNKFISLNKSQTKTYLSTLGQNLASEQPISLSKFDNFKSAINRVLSDIKADISGINTTQFIDLAINMLRFCNEDTMTKVINATQQSIHYIFTKISRHLVDEIDVVIPKNTQFGEFLGAVISFFSEKVEDLEAQYLLFKETKDKKYYHPLFEIINPLYAKRAVKFFDYVVKVSFSGENLMPIILRELSQYLVTFITKKIVEYAEWTEKTKRRDEHSAGLNLKRIPCSLCKGYYFQHQG; from the exons AGGAACTGAAAAGAGAAATAGATGTTAGATGGCACATCCCAGTGAAAAATCAGCACATCACAGGGTGGGACAACACACCTTCAAGCGATGATACTATTCTACAATTATGTTGCCAGAGTGATATAAATTGCCTCGAAGTCAAAGATATTGGCGGCACCTCGTCCACATCAGGAATCACACAGGATGATTCAATGGACATTTTTG ATATGGAAATTGCTGCTATAACATCATTAAAACAAAAGCTGCCTTCCAATATAAGAATTCAAGAACGTAGTCTTTCAAATGCTATATCCTCCATTTGTAATACCACGCATAAG AAGCAAGCATTATTGATTTACCTACACAATTCCGAAGATTTGTTCTCTCAAGATTTTCTTTCTCATATTCACGACGAAGAAATCaagtatattttaaaagaattttgcgTTCTGATTGGCTGGGATGTGGAAGATTCCACACGTCATGACGCATTGTTGCGTGCAGTTCGGCCTTATTCAGAATTGTCATTTCTGCCTGATTGGATTTGCCGAAGATTAGGAGGATTGATATGTTTACTTCCCGCTGGTTCTGGAATAACTGTATTTTTCGCTTTGAATAGAAATAACTCTGTCTTTAATATCATAAAGgaatatttgagaaatatgCAGAGAGAATGCATCGATAGTGACGAGTTTATTGGCACTTCAGAATGTTCCAATCATACTAATTTTGCCG AACAAGAAATCGCAGCTGtcgaaagtttaaaaaaaaaactgccttCACATATTGCAGTTACGTTCGCAACGTGTAGTTTGGATGACGCTATTCAGGCTATATGTTCTCCGCAATTAGATGAG AGGAAGATTCTATTACTCTACTTACACAACTCCTGTCAACCATTTTCCCAAATGTTCATCGATAATTTGCGAAATGAGGAACTTATgaccattttaaataaaagttttttgataTTGGGTTGGAACATAGAAGACTCTGAATATCACGATGCCTTAGACCGTGCCTTAAGTCGTTATGCTAATTTAACCATAGTATCCGACATTGTTCAAAATAAGGGTGCTATTGCCTTATGTATCCTTCCAGTAAATGACACTATAAGTGTATTTCAATGCCTACGGGGAAAGATTTCGTTAAAAGATTTTAtaaaaagcttaaaaaatgtagagaaagtttttaaaaacgaaattgaaaaagaacGAGAGTTGAGGAAGCTTGAAGAAGAAACTAAGCAATCAATTAATCTGAACGCGGAAAAAATGCAAAGTATATGGGCTGATATGTTGGGAGATCGGGATTATGACAGTTTTGAGTTCGATGAGCATAAGTATTTGAAGCAGAAAATTGGTTTTGGTTTAAAAGGACCCCCGAAAAAGGAGACTGGGTATACGGAATCTGAAGAAAAGGAAATTGACCGATTGTTTCGTATAATTATAGAGCAAAGTC AGTTGTTTGCTGAGTATAAAGACCACATAGAGATAGCTTTCATATTCAATTGTCTGGTACCCCTGGCAGAAGAAAAACTAAACAGAGCTAAAAATTTTCCTGATTATAAACCCAATGAAGACATGAATCCTGTTCCCGTGTTTATTTTGAGAAAGTGTCGGGGTGGTGGAAACAGTTGCAGAATTTTCATCGATAGCATGGGACGAGTGTATGAAAACTGGCAGGATTACTTAACGCAAAATAAATATCCAAAATGTGAAATGGTTGTTCCTCTCGACGGGAG ATATCAGGTAATAGATAATGAAGTGCTGCTAGAAAAACATTTGTCACCAGCCTGTCACTTAGACACAAAGCTTCTCCAAGTTGGTGACATTATAAGTACTACAGCAGGCTTTGCTTCAGGAGCAATATTTATAACTGCAACTGTGACTAGTATGGCAGCCATGCCTATAATAGCCCCTTCGGTGCTGATTGGAGCTACTGTAGCCGGAGCTGTTTCTGGTGTCTGGGCGATCGGTAGAAGTGTCCAATCTTTGGTTGATAAGAATAAACATAAAGAA TCAATGAGTTTTGCAAATTCCGAGGCTCGGGGTGCTTATTTGAACATCGTGGCAGGATCTTTAGGGTTTGTTGGGGCGGGAGCTACCATGACTCTTACCCAATGTGTGCAAAATGGTATTAACATAGGAAAA AGTGCAACGTATGCAGTAAACACAATTGGTGCACTGACTATAAGTGCTGGAGGAGCTAGTTTGGTTAATTCAACTTATGAGGTTATTGACCAATGGATCAGTAAAAAAGAAGCCCCATCGACTTTAACCATTCTACAATTAGGTTCATCAGTATTGTTCTTTGGACATGCAGTTTACAACTTTAAAGGAGCGCAGACTATTATTGATGAAACACAAACCAAAGTGTTACAGGATTATCAAGATTCTTTGAGGAGTAACAGACACAG GAAAACCTTCAATCGTCTATTAAAAGAAACTATAAAAACCCAGGGAGATGGAGTTAGAGGAAAAGCGGAGGTCATTGCAGCGATCAGACAAATCCCTAACAAGAACGAAGTTTTCGCAGCATTAACACGCAACACTAAGACCTTAAACAAAGCCGGTGTAAGATATTCTGTTGAGGGTGGTAAAATCACTTTTGGTGGATTTGAAGTAGATATGAACAAGTTTATTAGCTTAAACAAGTCGCAAACTAAAACTTATCTTAGTACTCTTGGTCAAAACCTAGCATCGGAACAACCAATATCGTTATCCaagtttgataattttaaaagtgctATAAATAGGGTGCTGAGCGATATTAAGGCTGATATATCAGGAATAAATACAACCCAGTTCATTGATTTGGCGATAAATATGTTAAGGTTCTGTAACGAGGATACAATGACCAAAGTGATCAATGCCACTCAGCAAAGTATTCATTATATCTTTACTAAAATATCTCGACACCTTGTAGACGAAATTGATGTGGTGATACCAAAAAATACGCAGTTTGGTGAGTTTCTGGGTGcagtaatttcgtttttcagtGAAAAGGTTGAGGATTTGGAGGCTCAATATCTGCTCTTTAAAGAAACTAAAGATAAGAAATATTATCATCcgttatttgaaataataaatccTCTGTATGCGAAACGGGCTGtgaaatttttcgattatGTAGTTAAAGTGAGTTTTTCTGGGGAGAATCTCATGCCTATTATTCTACGTGAACTTTCGCAGTATCTAGTTACTTTTATTACAAAGAAAATTGTTGAGTATGCAGAGTGGACAGAAAAGACGAAAAGGCGTGATGAGCATTCTGCTGGATTAAATCTTAAAAGAATACCCTGCTCTCTTTGTAAGggttattattttcaacatcAAGGCTAA